Proteins encoded by one window of Larimichthys crocea isolate SSNF unplaced genomic scaffold, L_crocea_2.0 scaffold27694, whole genome shotgun sequence:
- the LOC113744904 gene encoding rho GTPase-activating protein 24-like, whose product MYANVALCLMGVFGQSLEETVLYERRYGVRLVPLVVEQCVTFIRERGLHEVGLFRQSGQASLVKELQEAFDAGERPSFDSSTDVHTVASLLKLYLRQLPEPLVPYSRYQEFLLCGQKLLSDRTLGLGELRNLLRELPVANFNLLNFICQFLNEVQSYSSSNKMSGQNLATVFGPNILRAKAEDPQSIVG is encoded by the exons ATgtatgctaatgttgctctgtgtctgatGG GGGTCTTTGGTCAGAGTTTGGAGGAGACAGTGTTGTATGAGCGACGTTATGGGGTCCGTTTAGTTCCTCTGGTGGTGGAGCAGTGTGTGACATTCATCCGGGAACGTGGCCTGCATGAAGTGGGATTGTTTCGCCAGTCGGGACAGGCCAGTCTGGTGAAAGAGCTCCAGGAGGCTTTTGATGCAGGAGAGAGACCATCCTTTGACAG cagcacagacgtCCACACGGTGGCATCACTGCTGAAGCTCTACCTCAGACAACTGCCAGAGCCACTGGTTCCTTACAGCCGCTACCAGGAATTCCTGCTCTGTGGTCAGAAGCTGTTGAGTGACCGCACACTG GGTTTGGGGGAGTTGAGGAATCTTCTTCGGGAGTTGCCAGTTGCAAACTTCAACCTACTCAACTTTATCTGCCA gtttctAAATGAGGTCCAGAGTTACTCCAGTAGTAACAAGATGAGTGGCCAGAACTTGGCCACTGTGTTCGGGCCAAACATCCTCCGAGCCAAAGCTGAAGACCCACAAAGCATCGTGGGAG